DNA from Tripterygium wilfordii isolate XIE 37 chromosome 4, ASM1340144v1, whole genome shotgun sequence:
TTCCAAATCACGAGCCCATGACAAAATCGACAAAAACTTTCCCGGTAAGCTTCTCCACACACTACTTTGGCGCCTACAAAAACCCTTTCAAAACAACACTTCCTTCCATCGATTCTTCCTCATCGACCTTTCTCTGTGACCGCTATCTCTTCTGGGCTAAAGAAATCCACGGAAATGGAGCAGCAAAGAAACCACAAGGTTGTTCAACAACAGGAGGAAATAGAGGAGATGCAACACGGTCCATTCCCTGTAGAACAGCTTCAGGTAACCAATATCTTATTTCTTGCATTCATCAAGATGATGATATGCTAGTGGGTTCTCTCGATCTTGTTGGGTTCTTAATTAGGGTTGAAATATAGGGTTTTGTGTGAATGGGTTTATTCCCAATTTGTTGAAAGATGcgttctttatctttttttgtgGTCAGGTTTGGTATACCCTCGATGTGCATTGAAATGGGTCTATCTCCTCTGGTTCTTGTCAATTGGTGATACCCAACGTTCATTAGGTTCAATCTTTGAATGACTTTTTGCATCTTAATTGTATAGCAACTATGGGGTGATGTCGTTCAAGCATGGAATTATTTTTTCTAGGGCTGGATTTATCTACCCCAGACgaaattagggttttgcaaaTGGGTTAATGGACGTTCTGCACGTAATTTTTGTAATAATCTTCCATAATGGTTTGCCACATCTTTCTTGCATCGTGAGAGCCCTGCATTATTCAATCCTGTAGGCCATTAATCAAACTACATAAAGAATAAGAGTTCCCCTccccctttttttcttctaacattgttgtttttcttttggcaGCTTGGCTGCGTGTTAAGTGGGTTTCTTCTGAACTCAATCTTTTCAATATGCTCCATAAAAGGGCTTTTTACCAGTTTTCTTGAATCTTGTATTCTCGTTAAAGCACTGTTGTTTCAGATCTATTGCTGATACTAAGTAGCAGGTGCTTCTTTACCCTTTGTTATAAAATAATGCCTAATAtactggtttttttttctcaaatcgAGATTCCTATTCATGAAAGTAGTGTTGTCTATCAATtcaatgatgcctaatttccaATCATTCCAGTAACTAatcattatatatgttgttgcaTTTTTTCTCAAATCGAGATTCCTATTCATGAAAGTAGTGTTGTCTATCAATTCAATGGTGCCTGATTCCCAATCATTCCAGTAACTAatcattatatatttaaatattttgtttcattgttctttttttttacactaTGGCTGTGTGGTTTATCAATTTATTCCCATATTGGTTTCAACTCAAGGCATCTGGCATTGCTTCCGTTGATATAAAGAAACTTAAAGACTCGGGTCTCTGCACTGTTGAATCTGTTGCTTACTCCTCTAGGAAAGATCTTCTTCAAATCAAAGGAatcagtgaagcaaaagttgacaAGATTATAGAAGCAGGCAATTCTAAGATTCCTTACTgtttcatttgatttttgtcCATGTATTACCATCAGTAGAAAAGGGGACTCATATAATGATATTTTGTCATGACAGCGTCCAAACTGGTACCTTTGGGTTTTACTAGTGCTAGCCAACTCCATGCGCAGAGGCTTGAGATTATTCAGATAACATCTGGATCAAAAGAACTTGACAAAATCTTGGAAGGTAAGCCTAGTTGGCTAGTTCACCATGAAATCTGGTTAAGTTTGCAGTTTTCTCATGCTTTGTATATTTACAATCTCACATTACTAGCTTCTGTCAGGGGGAATTGAAACAGGATCTATTACAGAGATATATGGCGAGTTTCGCTCTGGAAAAACTCAGCTGTGTCACACACTCTGTGTCACTTGCCAAGTAATGctattctttttcattttgcCGGCCATTTGGGGAATGCATTGAAATAAATAGTAGCTTCCCACAATACATGGGGCATGAAATATGAACTTTTGTTTACTTGATGTGGTTGTGGTGAACAAGAAGCGCATGCTAAATGAGTGAACAACAGTCCTTTCTCTCCCTAGTCATGTTTAAATTATGATTAATGCTTTGCTAAGATCAGAATCTAGCTTATCAGACTGTCAGCATTTTATTTCCAACTCCAATCATCCCCCATGGccattcaaatattttaaacaCCTTCAATGAACAAAATATTTCAGCTTCCACTGGATCAAGGAGGAGGTGAGGGAAAAGCAATGTACATTGATGCTGAGGGCACATTCAGGCCACAAAGACTCCTACAGATAGCAGATAGGTGTTTTATCGCTACCTTGCAACTAGATGATGTTGTTTTCTTTGAGATATTGATAGACAATAGTTGATGGCGTCAAATATGATAGGTTTGGACTGAATGGTCCTGATGTGTTGGAGAATGTGGCCTATGCTCGAGCATATAATACTGATCATCAGTCAAGGCTTTTGCTTGAAGCAGCTTCAATGATGGTGGAAACAAGGTATCTCAATATCATTGttagtgtaatttttttttcttattatgaGTGGATTAAGTTTTTAAAATGGAGAGAAATTTGTCTTAATctgttttcttattattcttgCTAATATTTGCAAAGCGAGCATGTGAAGCTATCTTGGAGGAGTTCCATCTTTCATAGAATaattagaatgaaaaaaaaaatgtttgtttagTATATAAGATACTTGGCGGTGATAATTTTGACAGATTTCAAATCCTGTCATCCACACAACACCCCCTAGTTTTAGACATGTAGCTTTAGTATATTGAGAATGGCTGGAAGTAAGACAACAAACTAATAATTTCCATGGAATGTGGTAGGTTTGCTCTTATTATTGTAGACAGTGCCACTGCTCTGTACAGAACAGATTTTAGTGGAAGGGGAGAATTGTCAGCCAGGCAAATGCATCTTGCAAAGTTCCTCAGGAGTCTTCAGAAGATAGCGGATGAGGTACTGACTTAGCAATAGTAGTTTTATTTTCCCTGATATGCCGACTTAGCAGCATATTGTTCCTTCTAAATGCATACCCATGAGTAGTAGTTTCATTCATCAAAATTTAGTACCTGTTACATGATTGTAGTTTGGTGTGGCTGTCGTCATTACGAACCAAGTTGTTGCACAAGTGGATGGTTCAGCCATGTTTGCGGGACCTCAAATCAAGCCTATTGGCGGTAACATTATGGCTCATGCCTCCACAACAAGGTCTGTTgcagttccttttttttttctccttaatattttttccttcttggaggaaaggaaaaggatgttaaaaatgaaggaagaaactttatcttttttgttttataccTGTGATAGGCTTGCGCTACGGAAGGGGAGAGGAGAGGAGCGCATATGTAAAGTGATAAGTTCTCCTTGTTTGGCTGAAGCCGACGCACGGTTTCAGATATCGGCGGAAGGTGTATCAGATGTCAAGGATTGATCTGTTTCAGTCATCAtgtctttgtgtttttttccccctttttgtaaGGTCCTGCTCATCATTGTGTTCTGTATTCAGCAATGTATCTATAAGCAAAGCATAGCTCTACACTATCATTGTTCTACAGAATGGGCAAGTCGGGTCGGGGGAGAAACGGGGCACTATGCACGGGGCTTCAGCCAGTGCACTATTTGGTTATCGAGATGATAACCAAAAATTAACAAGATTTGTTATTTAACTTTAATTCTACAATTAATATTTGGCAACATTTTTTAATTAGTTAATCTTCTTCCGCACGAGAGACAAGTACAAAAGTAACGGTTAGAAAATAAGAAGGAAACAAAAGTCGAGGGTATAATCGTCATTACATGATAAAACCGGAGAGGGGGAAGGAAAATTTACCAGCATTCCTTGTTCCGCACCGAAGACAAGCCCAAAAGTGACGGTTAGAAAAtaagaaggaaacaaaattgAGGGCATAATGGTCATTGCATGATAAAAAACCGGAGGGGAAAATTGTGAGAATTCCCTCTCCTGCACTGTAGACAAGCCGTCAAGCCCAAACGTAAGGGTTAGAAAataagaaggaaacaaaaatcgAGGGCATAATGGTCATTACATGATAAAACCGGaggagaaaattcaaaatttacgAGCATTCCTAATTTCGTTTGGAATAGCCACCGCCTAATTGTCATGTACATAAGTAGTTTGGGTATGAAAAGCATGAAGGTGGAGtgcaattttcttgttgataatTAAGAGTCGCCAAATTCGGCTGAAATGGACAGAAAATAATATGGATATATCGATGAGGATGAATGAGTTTAATTTGTTGATGAGAGTCTTCTCTCATTCCCTACTTGGACAGCCGACATGCCCTATGTTTTTTTAGATTGCCCCGCCTTCCCACTTGACTATCTAGAGTTTTCACTTCGGTTCTCacctctttttttattaaaaaaaaattaattcaatcatgaTATAGCTTCCATCATTTGACTGCATTCACAATggttgttgtttgtttgtttcggTTTCACTTTTTGGATCTTAACCTTTTAGGAAACAcacatcaaaaagatgtggagatcTCATTGAACATTTTCCTTCGGGCTCAAATATCATTAAATTAAAAGACATAACAAAACTTAAAAcagataatataattgattgttcAAGTGATGTGAACTCTCAGACAGTTGAATCCTCCCTCACTTCAAGAGTACCAAACTTGGATTCTAAGGCCTTATAGCCGACCCGTCAATACAACTATtgcaaaatcataaaatatagaGTATTACTGTCAGAATACATCCAAATCATTCATTCACCTCCTGGCTCCTTCCATTTCTCTTCTTAAGCCCTACTTTCAAGGCTGGGATTGTTCATTATTTCATATGAAGTCGAGCATCCTTGTGCTCAaagactaaaaaaaataaaatataaaaaagctCTACAAACAGGGAGATGAAATTGGTCAACCAAATGCAAAGATATTTCTTAGCATTATTACAGCCTTTTCACGCtccttataaataaataaacaaagaataaaattgCATTATCACGAAAATATATGAGGTAGCCATCAAAAATTATAATGGGAAGAAAAAAGGATGGCATTTAAATTGCATCTTGACATATACTGAtttacatgagcttttcacggaaTCACTCAGGAAAAAATGACCTACCTTAGTTTTCTTCACAAAGGTCTGATTGGGATCCACTGGGAAGTATTGTAGGGGAAGACCACTGATCTGGCATCATAATAAAGTAAGTAGACATAGCTTTCCTAAACCGTTTCTTGTACTGCTGGGGAGATATAACAGTTGGAGTTGTGTTCTTAGGCCCGCCAAGGATGCCCGCGGTCTTCACCCAAGTTTCAAGGTGCTTGTCCCATGTATATTGCCTCATAAAATCAATAATCCCAAGAACCAACTCATGCTTTCCTTCATCAACGCCCACCAACAATGAGTAGTCCATCACGTCAATCGACTGTTGCAACATGGTTAACAAGGAatcagaaaaatataaaaacagaaGAGTGCACcgctaaaataaaatataagagCTATATAACAAAATATTGCACCGAGATTTCAAACCACAGAAGATAGAATATAAAAGCACGACTATGTAATCAATCATATATTTGAAAAGGTGCTTCCTAGGAGGACAGTCACGCCTAATTTCAAGGAAAGTCCCTTTTTAATAAAGATCAAGGAATTTCTCAGCAAATAGAATACACAAAATCAAGGAATTTCTAAGCAAACAGAATACACAAGCACGACCTTTTCCCCAATTTTGTGAGTTCAAATTATTAAGAAATTTTAGGTGTCC
Protein-coding regions in this window:
- the LOC119997577 gene encoding DNA repair protein RAD51 homolog, with amino-acid sequence MEQQRNHKVVQQQEEIEEMQHGPFPVEQLQASGIASVDIKKLKDSGLCTVESVAYSSRKDLLQIKGISEAKVDKIIEAASKLVPLGFTSASQLHAQRLEIIQITSGSKELDKILEGGIETGSITEIYGEFRSGKTQLCHTLCVTCQLPLDQGGGEGKAMYIDAEGTFRPQRLLQIADRFGLNGPDVLENVAYARAYNTDHQSRLLLEAASMMVETRFALIIVDSATALYRTDFSGRGELSARQMHLAKFLRSLQKIADEFGVAVVITNQVVAQVDGSAMFAGPQIKPIGGNIMAHASTTRLALRKGRGEERICKVISSPCLAEADARFQISAEGVSDVKD